A part of Fusarium oxysporum Fo47 chromosome III, complete sequence genomic DNA contains:
- a CDS encoding uncharacterized protein (expressed protein): protein METYIDAEGLMTVLTRCPNLTGIAIRLPDEYRKLLDQYETEDSENADCIINLDDFGNVLRKFGQNLEEVDFNTFFYDSYSADYLCRSPISEIIGSLRELKSLRHLKLSKEALIGGSESLLRLSDVLPESIETLYLHCGKVYELEDWVEFERELYKQEVNKLLLDGMPNLREIRMERYVDWHEFDYCNPEELDYFRSEYIYPKEAEWPAELHVNGWDVDIVEARLYEIRGRPACNRNIITLSRKT, encoded by the exons ATGGAAACATACATTGACGCCGAGGGGCTAATGACAGTTCTCACGCGCTGTCCGAATCTAACGGGAATAGCGATAAGGTTGCCTGACGAGTACAGGAAGCTGCTGGATCAATACGAAACGGAAGACAGTGAAAACGCTGATtgcatcatcaacctcgatgACTTCGGGAACGTTCTTCGAAAATTTGGTCAAAATCTCGAAGAGGTCGATTTCAACACTTTCTTTTATGACAGCTATAGCGCAGACTATCTATGTCGAAGTCCGATTTCAGAAATAATTGGTTCCCTCCGAGAGCTCAAATCCCTGCGACACCTCAAACTCAGCAAAGAAGCGCTAATCGGAGGCAGTGAGTCGCTCTTGCGATTGAGTGATGTTCTACCGGAATCAATTGAAACTCTTTATCTGCATTGTGGTAAAGTTTACGAGCTAGAGGATTGGGTCGAGTTTGAACGTGAGCTGTATAAACAGGAAGTTAACAAACTGCTTCTCGACGGTATGCCTAATCTCCGCGAGATTCGGATGGAGAGATACGTTGATTGGCATGAGTTTG ATTATTGTAATCCAGAGGAGTTGGATTACTTTCGGAGTGAATATATCTATCCGAAGGAGGCCGAGTGGCCAGCTGAGCTGCATGTCAATGGCTGGGATGTGGACATCGTCGAGGCGCGCCTTTATGAGATACGTGGAAGGCCAGCGTGTAACCGCAACATTATCACTCTGTCAAGGAAGACATGA
- a CDS encoding uncharacterized protein (expressed protein) yields MAHHAEKLPWEALASVFELRRTNPCQHGAYNLHARIQPDSKTKLANFVQIFMQSVAEDAAQQRKQYPEKYDVPDENEVIISDEAATKIESTVWRWHPEEYWPDDDDDLDVFKQPTAGKLCPHIDESDKCGCVLPFRERKMSAFQRQQIPNDCYEFDTYNLESFRNVEVVKTLILHGEMDPILRSCAYEGSHLAKWWEHQECQCTSATLGWRRICENGIKMYMILNLLRYFPQTWNENGSPVDDYRKLRAYQQAARWCTESGYKSDIATYPHRDFLGIRKNQFRCYPRPLDVSRWKHVMEFDQFGFERYQKGLTYFDDSDYEPITKSSEKPGIKSGEESDDDSKAESSDDSSDESSGESSDDSEEEDPEEVRNRFYKLEFYPYGLMSYEDFLNFEKPMGFQPLPSDIKHVRWILCQQGLPVELSDCILEHADYTPRGRLPVPGKPLHPQCTDELGRYLEHCWQLIVRCYMLGHELREKMDIEALVREEVKDFVYELFKCECDGAYELLYGFDAEPPEDSEVES; encoded by the coding sequence ATGGCACACCATGCAGAAAAGCTACCTTGGGAGGCTCTCGCCTCGGTATTTGAGCTGAGACGTACCAATCCTTGTCAACATGGCGCGTACAACCTTCACGCCCGTATACAACCAGACAGCAAAACAAAACTCGCCAACTTTGTTCAAATCTTTATGCAGAGTGTCGCTGAAGATGCAGCTCAACAACGCAAGCAGTATCCAGAGAAATACGACGTCCCCGACGAGAATGAAGTAATCATTTCAGATGAAGCGGCAACCAAAATTGAATCAACAGTCTGGCGGTGGCATCCTGAGGAATATTGgccagatgatgatgacgaccTCGATGTCTTCAAACAACCAACTGCTGGGAAATTATGCCCTCACATAGACGAGTCTGATAAGTGCGGATGCGTCTTGCCTTTCAGAGAACGCAAGATGTCTGCGTTCCAGCGACAGCAAATCCCCAACGACTGTTACGAGTTTGATACATACAACCTCGAATCATTCCGCAATGTCGAAGTTGTCAAGACTTTAATACTCCACGGAGAGATGGACCCAATACTTCGTTCATGCGCATACGAAGGTTCTCATCTAGCGAAATGGTGGGAGCATCAAGAATGCCAGTGCACATCAGCGACTCTCGGATGGAGAAGAATATGTGAAAATGGAATCAAGATGTACATGATACTCAACCTTCTACGCTACTTTCCTCAAACATGGAATGAGAACGGATCCCCTGTTGACGATTATCGCAAGTTGAGGGCATACCAGCAAGCAGCCCGATGGTGTACAGAATCTGGATATAAAAGCGATATCGCGACATACCCGCATAGGGACTTTCTTGGTATCAGGAAAAACCAGTTCAGGTGTTATCCTCGACCCCTTGATGTCTCCCGTTGGAAACACGTTATGGAGTTCGATCAATTTGGTTTCGAAAGATATCAGAAGGGTTTGACCTATTTCGACGACTCTGATTATGAACCGATTACCAAATCTAGCGAGAAACCTGGTATCAAGTCGGGCGAAGAGTCTGATGACGATTCTAAAGCCGAATCTAGTGATGATTCAAGCGATGAATCCAGTGGTGAGTCCAGTGATGattctgaagaggaagatccTGAAGAGGTCAGAAATCGCTTCTATAAGCTCGAGTTCTATCCATATGGTCTCATGTCCTACGAAGACTTCCTCAACTTCGAAAAGCCTATGGGCTTCCAACCTCTCCCATCAGATATAAAACACGTCCGCTGGATCCTCTGTCAGCAAGGCCTTCCAGTTGAATTGTCCGACTGTATCCTCGAACACGCTGATTACACCCCTCGAGGAAGACTGCCAGTACCTGGAAAACCACTGCATCCTCAATGTACGGATGAACTGGGCCGCTACCTTGAACATTGCTGGCAACTTATTGTTAGATGCTACATGTTAGGTCATGAACTCAGAGAAAAGATGGACATTGAGGCTCTTGTACGGGAAGAGGTGAAAGACTTCGTCTATGAGCTGTTCAAGTGTGAATGTGATGGTGCGTACGAGCTTCTTTATGGGTTTGATGCGGAACCCCCCGAGGACTCTGAGGTTGAGAGTTAG